A part of Geothrix oryzae genomic DNA contains:
- a CDS encoding PLP-dependent cysteine synthase family protein, giving the protein MLYRKPCGSVLEAIGNTPLVQLRRVVENLPVEVFAKLEFLNPMGSSKDRIAKHMIEAAERDGRLKPGGLIIENSSGNTAMGLALMAIQKGYRLKVVVRDTISQEKLNQLLALGAQVHKVDTSLPPEHPDSYNNITPRLARETPGCFFPDQHGNRENNAAHYAGTGPEIWEQMEGRIDYLVAGAGTGGTIGGVGRYLKEKDPTIKVVAVDPVGSVFTPHFRGEKNPKAGPYRIEGLGDEFLIPTMEFELIDEMYQVSDRDAFQQARRLVREEGVLGGGSSGAALWAVLQVAKSLPALGRPARIVTVFPDGAGRYLSSIFNDAWLAERGLLDDERGLLEAGE; this is encoded by the coding sequence ATGCTCTACCGGAAGCCCTGCGGCAGCGTGCTGGAAGCCATCGGCAACACGCCCCTGGTCCAACTGCGCCGCGTCGTCGAGAACCTGCCGGTGGAGGTCTTCGCCAAGCTCGAGTTCCTGAACCCCATGGGGAGCAGCAAGGACCGCATCGCGAAGCACATGATCGAGGCCGCGGAGCGCGACGGCCGCCTGAAGCCCGGCGGCCTCATCATCGAGAACTCCTCGGGCAACACGGCCATGGGGCTCGCCCTCATGGCCATCCAGAAGGGCTACCGGCTCAAGGTGGTGGTGCGCGACACCATCTCCCAGGAGAAGCTGAACCAGCTGCTGGCCCTCGGCGCCCAGGTGCACAAGGTGGACACGAGCCTGCCGCCGGAGCACCCCGACAGCTACAACAACATCACGCCGCGCCTGGCCCGGGAGACGCCCGGCTGCTTCTTCCCCGATCAGCACGGCAACCGCGAGAACAATGCGGCCCACTATGCAGGCACGGGCCCCGAGATCTGGGAGCAGATGGAGGGTCGCATCGACTACCTGGTGGCCGGCGCCGGCACCGGCGGCACCATCGGCGGCGTGGGCCGCTACCTGAAAGAGAAGGACCCGACGATCAAGGTCGTGGCCGTGGATCCCGTGGGCTCGGTGTTCACGCCCCACTTCCGCGGCGAGAAGAACCCCAAGGCCGGCCCCTACCGCATCGAGGGTCTGGGGGACGAATTCCTCATCCCCACCATGGAGTTCGAGCTCATCGACGAGATGTACCAGGTATCCGACCGCGACGCCTTCCAGCAGGCGCGCAGGCTCGTCAGGGAGGAGGGCGTCCTCGGCGGCGGCTCCAGCGGCGCGGCCCTGTGGGCGGTGCTCCAGGTCGCGAAGAGCCTGCCCGCCCTGGGCCGCCCGGCGCGCATCGTGACCGTGTTCCCGGACGGCGCGGGCCGCTACCTCAGCAGCATCTTCAACGATGCCTGGCTCGCGGAGCGCGGATTGCTGGACGACGAGCGGGGGTTGCTCGAGGCGGGGGAATGA